The genome window TTTTAGCGATCCTTCGAAGCTGACTATCGGTCGGTTGAGTAATATCAAGACGCTGATGAGTATGCCGATATTTACCAGTTACATAATACTCTCCATAAGGAATTCCATAATTAAAAGATTCTGTATCAGCAATTTGCCGTAATTGATTGGTCGAATAATGCGTGGGATCTGAATCAACCCTTCCTTGGTTATCAAAGCGATAAATATTCCATTGACTAATAAACTTTCCTGTTTCGATATCAACAATAAATTCAATCATTCGGGCTGGATTAGCATACCGACGATACGAATTACGAACTAATTGAACTTTCATATTAGAGGGATAAGTAAATTTATGATGGTAACGATTATGATAATTAGCACCAGTCTTAAAGTCTAATTTAAAGTGATTATCGTGGGCATAGGAAAGCAATCGTTGAAAATCTGTCGCTTCTGATGAAAGAGAGGGACGCTGATATCGGCGAATAAAAGCGATGTTTTGCCGATCAAGATAACTGCGAAATAAATGAATTTTGCGTCCTAATAAATCTGCTTTTAGCCCTTTCTTCCCTGAATAAGCCGTCACAACTAAATCACGAAAATAAGGATAGAAAAAACTGGTGGGGGCTAACTGAGGTGAAAATTGATATACAGTTGGTGAAAATTGAAGAAATCCATAGTTATCAATATAAGCTTTTAAATGGTGATTAATAATTAAATCAAGCTGTTCACGAGCGTTGAGACCGCTTTGTTTCAAGGCTCTTATATAGTTAACGGAACCAATTTGATTTACTTCTATCATGTTATTTGTCATAAATATCGTTTAACGGTTCATGAACCATCGTAACATGCTCGCGCTCGGCTTCTATAAAATGGTCACCAACAGATGCAAAACCATATTTTTTATAAAAATCTTCAACATAGGCTTGAGCATGAATAATTATCTTAAAGTTGGGGAAATTCACTTTGATTCCACTTAATAAATGTTCAATAATCTTTCCACCTAAACCAATCCCGCGTGCTTGTGGAGCCACAACTACGCGGCCAAAAGTTACAACATCATTCTGAATAAAATAACGTGCATAAGCAACTACTTCACCATTAGTAGTCGCAAAAACATGGTGCGCAAGTGAGTCGCTATCATCCGGATCAGGATAGGAACTCTGTTGTTCTCCATTAAAAACTTGTGCTCGTAACTTAAGAATGGCAAAAAGTTCATTAACTGTTAGTTCAGTAAACTGTTTATCAAACCATTGCATAATTTATCCCTCCTATAATTTTATATATTATACAAAAACTAGTAAGTTAGCATAATTTTCCCGCAAAACAATTTTATTATTAAATTTATGGAATATAATAAAGGTAATGATTTATTTGTGAAGGGAGCGTTCAATAATGGATAATTTTTCACCAAATCGTCGAAACGTTGTTGATATTACCGACTTAAATAAGTTTTTAACAAAAATGTATGGTTTAATGACCCTAGCAGTATTGCTTTCTGCCTTAACTGCTTGGCTCGTAATGACTGTTTTCGCTCAGCAATTTACTGCTTTTATGGTCAATAACCGCTGGGGAATGTGGTTAATTATCCTCTTGCCAATCATCCTGACGTTGGGGATTAATTTTAATGCTACTCGCAGCCCTGGCCTTTGTCTGTTCCTATTAATTTTAACAGCAATCGTCTACGGAATTACCTTTGCTTTTATTGCAGGTGCTTATGCTGGCACTGATATTGCAACAGCTTTCGTTTCCTCAGCGAGTGTATTCTTAACAATGGCGATTATTGGTACTTTTTCTCATCGTGATTTTACGCGAATTGGTTCTTATGCCAGTGCAGCCTTAATTGGCTTGATCATCGCCATGCTGGTTAACTTTTTTGTCCAAAGCCCAATGATTAATTATCTGCTTTCGATCGTTGCCGTAATCATTTTTACAGCGTTAACTGCTTGGGATGCACAACGAATGAAAAATATCTATATCGAATGCAATGGTCAAGTCTCATCCAATGGACTGGCTGTTCTTGGCGCTTTACAGCTTTACCTTGATTTTATTAATCTCTTTATTAGCTTCTTAGACATTTTTGGATCAAGCAATGACAGATAAAAACATTAAATAACAAAAATGGTCAGTGAAAAAATGCTAGTTTTTTCCTGACTATTTTTTCTTAGTATATTTTTTCCACACTAATGCCTCTTTAATACACGGATAGTGACGAATAAGGATTAATGTATATGTACCAGTTGTAACCGTAAGTAATAGCCAAATTACCCAACCATTATCTGGCAAAAACTTAAAACGTTCTCGTAAGACTTCATCTAATAAGTCAAATAATAGTCCTTTAAATGTCATCTTTAGCCCTAAAAGGTGGTCTGTTGCAATTTCAACCATAAATACGAGGGCAAATCCATATAAATAGGCCCAACCACGCCGATATTTAAATATATGGTTACCATATTTATCTTTTTTCGCTGTTTTTACAATGCGAACACTAAAGGTTTGGAACCAGCCAAGCATGATGCCAATTAAAATTAGAACAATTGTAACTAGCAAATGCCATTCCTGTTGCTCCGTAAAGATCGAAATAATGGTCATGACTAATGCATAAATCGGAATAATTATAAAACTAGTCTTAGTCACAGTTTCGAATTGAAATGTTCCTTTAATGAAATTATATAAAATTAATAGGCAAAAAATTATTAAGAGAGTCATTAAACATCCCTCCTAATATAAATATAAGATAGATTTTAATAACTCTCCACTATTACACTTTTAATCGTCTAAAGTAATTCTTTTTTCAAAGCGAAACATTTCATTATTAGTATCATTCTGAGTTTCATAGTTAAGATCTGGATGGCTTTGGTTATAAAATTCTACAGCAGCAAAGCCACAACGGTTGATATAAAAATGAATATTTCGTTTATCAAAATACGGGGTACATGTCTCCCAAAGAACTGTTTGTGGATATTTCTGCTCTAATGCAGTCCAAATTTTATAACCAATTCCTTTATTTTGGTGTGCAGTATCAACGTATAAAAAGTCTAAATGATTGTGATGTGTTTGATCATCGATTTGTACAATTGCGCCACCCACAATCTCATGATCTACAACCGCTTTAAATCCGTGGGCATTATCACAAGTAAGAGATGCATAAATATCTTCAGTCGGTAATACATCTTCTAAGGAGCTATCCTGTACTTGAGCTGCTTGATTAAACGAATCTTTCATCGCAGGAACAAAAATTGGTAAATCTTTTTCATTAAGTGGCATAAGCTTAAAATCCATCGTTTTACCTCCTAAAATACATAAAACTAAACGACCAATAATTTAAGAAATCTTACCATTTGCTGTAAATTTTTGACCACTTATTACATATACAATATAAGCGGTGACAAATATAATATACTTAGATTAGAAAGGAAGTGG of Limosilactobacillus reuteri subsp. reuteri contains these proteins:
- a CDS encoding DUF3114 domain-containing protein, whose amino-acid sequence is MTNNMIEVNQIGSVNYIRALKQSGLNAREQLDLIINHHLKAYIDNYGFLQFSPTVYQFSPQLAPTSFFYPYFRDLVVTAYSGKKGLKADLLGRKIHLFRSYLDRQNIAFIRRYQRPSLSSEATDFQRLLSYAHDNHFKLDFKTGANYHNRYHHKFTYPSNMKVQLVRNSYRRYANPARMIEFIVDIETGKFISQWNIYRFDNQGRVDSDPTHYSTNQLRQIADTESFNYGIPYGEYYVTGKYRHTHQRLDITQPTDSQLRRIAKKYWQAPIDYDDGGNYADLVKNMQDVIAWRGVPDSQRIKVYADYVNSLKEHQCKNSGINHFFAKNKAYQQFSVPWWRRLI
- a CDS encoding Bax inhibitor-1 family protein; protein product: MDNFSPNRRNVVDITDLNKFLTKMYGLMTLAVLLSALTAWLVMTVFAQQFTAFMVNNRWGMWLIILLPIILTLGINFNATRSPGLCLFLLILTAIVYGITFAFIAGAYAGTDIATAFVSSASVFLTMAIIGTFSHRDFTRIGSYASAALIGLIIAMLVNFFVQSPMINYLLSIVAVIIFTALTAWDAQRMKNIYIECNGQVSSNGLAVLGALQLYLDFINLFISFLDIFGSSNDR
- a CDS encoding GNAT family N-acetyltransferase, which encodes MQWFDKQFTELTVNELFAILKLRAQVFNGEQQSSYPDPDDSDSLAHHVFATTNGEVVAYARYFIQNDVVTFGRVVVAPQARGIGLGGKIIEHLLSGIKVNFPNFKIIIHAQAYVEDFYKKYGFASVGDHFIEAEREHVTMVHEPLNDIYDK
- a CDS encoding GNAT family N-acetyltransferase, translated to MDFKLMPLNEKDLPIFVPAMKDSFNQAAQVQDSSLEDVLPTEDIYASLTCDNAHGFKAVVDHEIVGGAIVQIDDQTHHNHLDFLYVDTAHQNKGIGYKIWTALEQKYPQTVLWETCTPYFDKRNIHFYINRCGFAAVEFYNQSHPDLNYETQNDTNNEMFRFEKRITLDD